In bacterium, a single window of DNA contains:
- a CDS encoding PqqD family protein, whose product MENDKQCSISNKVPRPELGTKVKRKEEELAWREIEGEILLLHIPSGKFYTLNKIASYIWKQFDGDKSISTVVDVIKRDCAIPQNKSVDVKADVLEFVTNLLQEGLVSQV is encoded by the coding sequence ATGGAGAACGATAAACAATGCTCTATTTCAAATAAAGTCCCTCGACCTGAGCTCGGGACGAAGGTCAAAAGGAAAGAAGAAGAGCTTGCTTGGCGAGAAATTGAGGGTGAGATTCTTCTCCTTCATATACCTTCGGGCAAATTTTATACCCTTAATAAAATAGCAAGTTATATCTGGAAACAATTTGATGGCGATAAATCTATAAGTACGGTTGTAGATGTAATAAAGAGAGATTGTGCCATCCCTCAGAATAAGAGTGTTGATGTAAAGGCAGATGTACTTGAGTTTGTGACTAATTTGTTACAAGAAGGCTTGGTTTCGCAAGTATGA